GGATAGCCGCTGGCTTCTGATTGATTGCCCCGCAGCGCCGGGATCTCCCATACATCCCGAAGATACGTTTCACGGTACAGACCTTCGCTGTCCCGCTCAATTTTGACATTTGAAAATCCGTAATGATGGCGCAGGCGGGAACGTTCCGTTGACCGGTTGAAAGTGTATCCGTCTGTTTTGGCGTAATAGAGGATCGTGTCATGCTTCCGCGCCAGATGCCGGCGGGGGACACCCCCCGTGCGATAGGCCCAGATGATCTCATTGACGAGACGGGATACGCCGAAGATACGATCCAGGATGATTCGGGCATAGGGAGCGGCCCGCCAATCGAGATGGATAAAGAGCGATCCCTTGTCGGAAAGGACCCGGTGACCCGCTTGAAGGATCCCTTCGAGCCAGCGGAAGTAGGCCTCTCCCCCCGGGTCGTCATAGCGGCCGGTGCGTGAGACCTTTTGCCGGCCTGTTCCAAAGGGTGGATCGGCATAGAGGAGGTCGACTGAACCCACCGGCAGGGCGGCCAGTAGAACCTCCGCCGGCAGATGATAGGCAAGACCCCGGACGGTATCCTTCCCCGGCTGGAGAGATGGAGATTGGGCCACGGAACGGAGTCCAATTTTCAGTTTTTGGTCCATTTTCTTATGCCTCTTCGATCCTCAGGGAAATCCATTCGCAGTCGATACTTACTATATATCCGGATTCCTGTCATGACGTGTGAGGATTCCGCGTGTCACACCGCAACAAGGGGGAATTGGCATGTCCGATACGATGCCTCGAGGAGAAGAACTGGTCGCGCAAGGCTATCTCACCCGAAACCAGCTGGAAACGGCCTTGAATCGTTCGAGGGAAGCACCACATCTGAGCCTTGAGGAGATCAGTCTTCAACAAGGGTTCATCAGTGAGGGAACCTTCAAGGAAATCATTTCCGAACCACCCGGGAATCTGCGACCCCGGCTTGGGACTCTTCTCGTGCAGCAGGAATTGGTGACGGAGGGGCAGCTGGCCAAGGCCTTGGCGATACAAAGCCGGACCGGTGGGCTTCTTGGGCAGATCTTAATCCGTCTCGGGCACCTCAACGAGGATCAGCTCGTGGAGACGCTGGCTTCCCAGTTTGCTTTACCCTTTGTCCCCATCGGGCATCTGCGACCGAACCGGTCCCTCCGCCGGGTTCTCAACTCGACCTATGCCCTCCGCAACGGGGTCGTCCCGATCGGGTTGATCGGCCGGCGGCTGACCGTCGCCCTCTCTGATCCAACCTATCGGAAGCCGGTGGAAGAGCTGGCTTCCCTTACGGGATATGATATCGATATTGTTCTCTCGACCCACGCCCAAGTAGAGCAGCTCCGCGCCTATCTTTATGGGGATGATGAACCTGATGTGGCATCGACCGGCACGGAATCCCATTCCACGACGATCCCGGTCACCAACAGCCCCGTGGCGAAGAGAGCTCCCAAATCGCAGATGTCGACCGATGCGCTTCTCATGGCTGTTTTTGAGAAGGGGGTGCAGGAAAACGCGACGACCGTTCATCTCGACCCCAGCCCGCGCGGGCCCCGTCTTTACTTCCGTGTCGAAGGGGAACTTCAAGACTACAGCGCCGGTGAACTGGGAACACAAATCGCCCTTTCCTACCGGGCGATTGTGC
This window of the Candidatus Eisenbacteria bacterium genome carries:
- a CDS encoding site-specific DNA-methyltransferase yields the protein MDQKLKIGLRSVAQSPSLQPGKDTVRGLAYHLPAEVLLAALPVGSVDLLYADPPFGTGRQKVSRTGRYDDPGGEAYFRWLEGILQAGHRVLSDKGSLFIHLDWRAAPYARIILDRIFGVSRLVNEIIWAYRTGGVPRRHLARKHDTILYYAKTDGYTFNRSTERSRLRHHYGFSNVKIERDSEGLYRETYLRDVWEIPALRGNQSEASGYPTQKPLALLKRILQIASDPGDLICDPFCGSGTTAVAAESSQRYWITCDISKKALAITGKRLAAESS